A window of Immundisolibacter sp. genomic DNA:
TACAGCCGCGGCAGGGCGCCGTCCACGGCATCGATGACGTCGTTCAGCTGGTGCACGTAGCCGCTGAATTCCTGGCCCAGGGTCAGCGGCACGGCGTCCATCATGTGGGTGCGGCCGACCTTGATGATCGGCTCGAACTCGGCGGCCTTGCGCATGAGTACATCGCGCAGGTGGCGCAGCGCCGGCAGCAGTTCGTCGTGTACCTCGCGCGCGGCGGCGATGTGCATGGCGGTCGGGAAAGTGTCGTTGGACGACTGCGATTTGTTGACGTCGTCGTTGGGGTGGACGGGTTTTTTCGAGCCGAGCTCGCCGCCGGCCATCTCGATGGCCCGGTTGGCGATGACCTCGTTCACGTTCATGTTGCTCTGGGTGCCGGAGCCGGTCTGCCAGACCACCAGCGGGAAGTGGTCGTCGAGCTTGCCGTCGGCCACTTCGGCCGCGGCGGCGCAGATCAGGTCCGACTTGTCCGCCGGCAGAAGGCCGAGTTCCGCGTTGGTCAGTGCGGCAGCGTGCTTGAGGATGCCGAACGCGTGGATTACCTCCAGGGGCATGCGCTCGCGCTCGCCACCGATGGCGAAGAACTTCAGGCTGCGGGCGGTCTGGGCGCCCCAGTAGCGGTCGGCCGGAACCTCGAGTTCGCCCATGGTGTCGCGCTCGATGCGAAAGGACATTGCTATGGCTCCGTGTCTGGTGATGGCGGCAGGCAGCGGCATTTTACCGGCCGCGGCGGTCTGGCTTGGTAGCATGGGCACCGGGCGAGTGTTGCGACGGAGGGCAGGGGCTTGGAACTTGGATTAAAAGAACGCGTGGCGGTGGTGTGTGGCGCCAGTCAGGGCATGGGACGGGCAATTGCCACTGGCCTGGCGGCGGAGGGCGCGCGGGTACTGCTGTGCGCGCGCAGCGGCGAGCGCCTGGCGCAGGCGCAGGCCGACATCGAGGTGCAGGTGCCGGGCGCAAATCTGGCGCATCTGGCCGTGGACCTGACGCAAGCGTCCGCTGCCGCCGAGGTGGTCGAGGCAGCGCGCACGCACTGGGGCCGGCTGGATGTGCTGGTGACCAACACCGGCGGACCGCCGCCGGGGCAGCCGCTGGATCTCGATGACGAAAAGTACCTGCTGGCCTATCAGCAGAATTTCATGAACGTGGTGCGCCTGTGCCGCCAGGCGGTGCCGCTGATGCGCGAACACCAGTACGGCCGGGTGATCAACCTGCTGGCGCTGTCGGTGCGCCAGATCGAGGACAACCTGGTGCTGTCGTCGATTTCCCGTTCCGGAGTGGTGGCGTACGCCCGCTATCTTGCCGAGCAGGTGGCGGCCGAAGGCATTACCGTGAACAACGTTTTGCCGGGCTCCATCCACACCGAGCGTC
This region includes:
- a CDS encoding SDR family oxidoreductase — its product is MELGLKERVAVVCGASQGMGRAIATGLAAEGARVLLCARSGERLAQAQADIEVQVPGANLAHLAVDLTQASAAAEVVEAARTHWGRLDVLVTNTGGPPPGQPLDLDDEKYLLAYQQNFMNVVRLCRQAVPLMREHQYGRVINLLALSVRQIEDNLVLSSISRSGVVAYARYLAEQVAAEGITVNNVLPGSIHTERLEQVSHMQAEHFGRDPAREIGLRAQRVPMKRLGEPREMADLVAFLASERAGFLTGLSIPVDGGQLRSVL